The Amaranthus tricolor cultivar Red isolate AtriRed21 chromosome 14, ASM2621246v1, whole genome shotgun sequence DNA window GATGCATCAACACAAGAATCCAAGGGAACTTTCCACACTTGCCTTAGGAAACCTTTGCTGTTTCTTGGAAGTTCGAATTCAAGGGTCTTGACATTGAACCCACCGTTGTCGTTTTGCACAAACTTGTTGCAACGGCTCATTGCACATCCGTCTAGCATCAAGTGAGATTCCGCAAGTAAAGATTCGGTATCTACTTTGCGAAGCTTAGCTTTAGCTCGCTCATCACAGTCAGTCCACATAGTTTCTCCATGTTTTCTTGACTTAACTAAACTCGACCTAGACGAAGGAACACCCATTTGAGATTTAGGTAACATTTCCCATTCTATGTGGTGATCAAGCCCAAGACGGCCTTCTTTCTCCATAAGAGCCTTCTGAAGCTGTGAAGGACTCGGGAACATATACAACATTCTCATATCGGTTCCTAATTTATAAGCAACATGAGCAGCGAGGATCGAATCACCACCCATCGCAaagaaatcatcatcatcaccaacTTCTGCAACATCCAACGAATTAGCGAAGACTTCTTTGATATGCTTTAAGGTTTTGTTATATTCAAGACGACAATCGTCTAGACCAACAACGGGAACAAAATAACTAGAAAGTAAACTATAATCAATCTTTCCGGAGGAAGTCAGAGGAAGCGCTGGAGTACAAAGAATTCTTTTCGGAATCATCACTGAAGGAAGTCTTTCAATCATCCAACTTTTTACCATTCCTAAAATATCGGATGGCTTGTTATAGTCCTTCACTACCAAAACTGCTCCAAGAAAGGCATGCCCTTCTTGCTCATTACAGAAAACTACAGCAGCATCCGCTATGTTTCGGTGCCCTCTTAACATATCCTCTACCTCCTCCAAGGCAATCCGGTGCCCATTTACTTTTATGGTGCGATCTTCTCTTCCACAAAAAACCAAGACACCATTTGGAAGCCTTCTACCAAAATCACCCATTCGATAGTAAAGTTTACCATTCAACTCCACACAATCCAAGGGTGTGATACTATCTTTAGCATAATAACCACTCGAAAGACACACACCGGATACACATATCTCTCCTTCATCATGCTTCCCATCTTTCTCAATAAGTCTAACATCACAATTAGAGATTGGCTTACCAATCGGAACACTACTTAAACCCTCGTTTTCGAGCATCAAAGGCAAGTGTTTACAATCGAAGTATGTACAATCACCACAAACCTCAGTGCTACCATAAATATTCAATATAGAAGCTTTAGGCAATACCCTCAAAAGCGTCTCCCACAAAGATGTAGGGAAAACTTCACCACTCAATACCAACACTTTCAAGGAAGACAAAACTCGGTCCTCTAGAACAGTAATAAGCGCCCTCAATAACGAAGGAACCGCGGTTAATCTAGTAATAGAGTAATCATACAAGTAATCTACAAGATTAAACAAATTCCCTTTCAATTCATCTAAGGGGGGCACCACTAAAGTACACCCTACAAGCATAGGAGCTATAAATTCTTGAAGATGATCAACAAAACTTATAGATGTCTTGAACAACAAAACATCATCCTCTTTCAATGGATACAAATCTTGCATCCATAAAAACCTATTTAAAACCCCATTTTCATTTATACAAACACCTTTAGGTTTACCACTAGAACCAGAAGTATACATCAAACAACTAAACTTACTTAAACCTTTACTTTCACAAGACCAAACCTTATCCAATTTCCCACAATTTTGTTCAAGAATTTCATCAATAGATAAGCATAAAACAGGAAAATTGCAATCTTTTACAAGCCAATGTGAGTTATCAACAAAAtgggtattattattttgatcaaatttcAAACACCCAATAACCAAATCAACATTTGAAGATGAAATTATAGTCAAGATCCTTTCTTTAGGCCAAGAAGTATCAATTGGGAGAAAAGCACCACCATATCTTAAGATAGAAAGAACAGTAATTACATATTCTACTGAATTTTCCATGTAAACTCCTACTAACTTTGTTGTTACATTAAAATTGTGGTTACCTGAATTGGGtttgaataaaaaaggatcattACCACCATTGAAGATGTGATGAAGCTTGAATGTGAGAAAAATAATGGCAGAAAGTAGTTGGGAAAATGTGAAGAACTGGCCTTTATTATTGGTTTTGGATTCATCATTAGTAagatttttggggttttttctTGTGTGAATAATGGCTATTTTGTTGGGGTAAGTAGATGCAATTCTGTGGAATACATGAGATATGCAACAGAAGGACGAAGATGCAGAAATAGAGTTGTGTTTCTGCTTCTCCTTTtccattttccttatttttcttttactttcaCGTGATTTTGGACATCTGCAACAAAAGGAAGAGAAGAAATAGTTTTGATAGAtgaattctaatttttatttattcataatttataagttaaaatataattaaattaagtcttatataattagtttttatgaagattttattaaaattaaattttacaaatttaaattaaacacaattaaatatatttacgATTGAATATG harbors:
- the LOC130800187 gene encoding putative acyl-activating enzyme 19 encodes the protein MEKEKQKHNSISASSSFCCISHVFHRIASTYPNKIAIIHTRKNPKNLTNDESKTNNKGQFFTFSQLLSAIIFLTFKLHHIFNGGNDPFLFKPNSGNHNFNVTTKLVGVYMENSVEYVITVLSILRYGGAFLPIDTSWPKERILTIISSSNVDLVIGCLKFDQNNNTHFVDNSHWLVKDCNFPVLCLSIDEILEQNCGKLDKVWSCESKGLSKFSCLMYTSGSSGKPKGVCINENGVLNRFLWMQDLYPLKEDDVLLFKTSISFVDHLQEFIAPMLVGCTLVVPPLDELKGNLFNLVDYLYDYSITRLTAVPSLLRALITVLEDRVLSSLKVLVLSGEVFPTSLWETLLRVLPKASILNIYGSTEVCGDCTYFDCKHLPLMLENEGLSSVPIGKPISNCDVRLIEKDGKHDEGEICVSGVCLSSGYYAKDSITPLDCVELNGKLYYRMGDFGRRLPNGVLVFCGREDRTIKVNGHRIALEEVEDMLRGHRNIADAAVVFCNEQEGHAFLGAVLVVKDYNKPSDILGMVKSWMIERLPSVMIPKRILCTPALPLTSSGKIDYSLLSSYFVPVVGLDDCRLEYNKTLKHIKEVFANSLDVAEVGDDDDFFAMGGDSILAAHVAYKLGTDMRMLYMFPSPSQLQKALMEKEGRLGLDHHIEWEMLPKSQMGVPSSRSSLVKSRKHGETMWTDCDERAKAKLRKVDTESLLAESHLMLDGCAMSRCNKFVQNDNGGFNVKTLEFELPRNSKGFLRQVWKVPLDSCVDASALVTFKDNQILIFIGSHSHKFLCVNARNGSIRWEIKLEGRVECSAMIDGDFSQVVVGCYHGNVYFIDIKNGDIRWTFQTRGEVKSQPTIDKRRHLVWCGSYDHNLYGLDYRNYCCVYQFHCAGSIFGSSAIDMTRDMLYIGTTNGTLSAMNLKASEFCTVWRLELQAPIFGSLSLCSNGNVLCCLVNGDVLCINPKGSPVWRAKIDGPIFAGPCISKALTSQVLVCSRNGNVYSFELESGRMIWKYDIGDPITSSAYVDEVITLGSNPSSPSDRLVCVCSSTGKIVLLRVSRVMAKADGSEDVIEKFAEFDLQGDIFSSPIMVGGKIFVGCRDDFLHCIAVEAYVEEN